In Xenorhabdus poinarii G6, the following are encoded in one genomic region:
- a CDS encoding efflux RND transporter periplasmic adaptor subunit has protein sequence MRKNRGVLPLATLLVIAGNFILSGCNDNKNTPQGAIGQPVPEVGIVTLKAEPLTVITELPGRTTAFRVAEVRPQVSGIILKRNYKEGSDVTAGESLYQIDAATYQAEYNKAKANLARSQANEKVSRLTVERYQSLLGTQYVSKQEFDKANSEHIQAQADVQSSRAALENASINLAYTKVTSPISGRAGKSTVTEGALVSAAQPTALTTVQQLDPIYVDITQSSEDYLRLKNEIAKGTVQKEGKKTKLRLITDNGQEYSQEGYLEFSDVTVDETTGSITMRAVFPNPNEELLPGMFVRTKLEEGVRKNAILVPQQAVTRTPRGQATTLIVDKDNKVELRNINATQAIGNKWLVTGGLKDGDQVIVTGLQKIVPGITVKPTEINLDAKPTTNQDESAKKPQ, from the coding sequence ATGCGAAAAAACAGGGGAGTTTTGCCTCTGGCCACATTACTGGTAATTGCAGGCAATTTCATCCTTTCAGGATGTAATGACAATAAAAATACACCGCAAGGGGCAATTGGCCAACCTGTTCCTGAAGTTGGTATCGTAACGCTGAAGGCAGAACCTCTCACGGTTATCACAGAATTACCTGGCCGTACAACGGCGTTCCGGGTTGCTGAGGTTCGTCCCCAAGTCAGTGGCATTATACTGAAACGTAACTATAAAGAAGGGAGTGATGTTACTGCCGGAGAGTCGTTATACCAAATAGACGCAGCAACGTATCAAGCTGAATATAATAAAGCCAAAGCAAATCTGGCGAGATCACAAGCCAATGAAAAAGTTTCCCGCTTAACCGTTGAACGTTATCAGTCCCTGTTGGGCACACAATATGTGAGTAAGCAGGAATTTGATAAAGCAAATTCGGAACATATTCAGGCACAAGCTGATGTCCAATCTTCCCGGGCTGCGTTGGAAAATGCCAGTATCAACTTGGCATACACCAAAGTGACATCACCGATTTCCGGGCGCGCGGGTAAATCCACCGTCACAGAAGGTGCCCTGGTTTCTGCCGCTCAGCCAACAGCTCTGACGACTGTTCAGCAGTTAGATCCTATCTATGTAGATATCACCCAATCCAGTGAAGATTATCTGCGACTCAAGAATGAAATTGCCAAAGGCACTGTGCAAAAAGAGGGTAAAAAAACCAAACTCCGCCTCATCACGGACAATGGACAAGAATACAGTCAAGAAGGTTACCTTGAATTTTCTGACGTAACGGTTGACGAAACAACTGGCTCTATCACTATGCGAGCCGTATTCCCAAACCCGAATGAAGAATTACTTCCGGGTATGTTTGTTCGCACTAAATTGGAAGAAGGGGTGCGCAAAAATGCGATTCTGGTTCCTCAGCAAGCGGTTACCAGAACACCTCGCGGTCAAGCAACGACACTGATTGTCGATAAAGATAACAAAGTAGAATTACGCAATATTAATGCTACTCAGGCAATCGGTAACAAATGGTTAGTCACAGGCGGTCTGAAAGACGGAGATCAAGTCATCGTCACCGGATTGCAGAAAATAGTGCCAGGCATAACGGTGAAACCAACGGAAATAAACCTGGATGCTAAACCTACGACTAATCAAGATGAGTCTGCAAAAAAGCCTCAATAA
- the acrR gene encoding multidrug efflux transporter transcriptional repressor AcrR produces MARKTKQQAHQTRQQIINAAIKTFSERGVSVTSLADIATAAGVTRGAIYWHFKNKTDLLSAVCRMPEHKIDELEKEYQSKYPDNPLIALRSLLISILRMMIDDAQLRQLMEIFFHKCEFVGEISSLVADIREICISDYKKIEKVLADCVQSGELPYELDLGRSAIMLKALMTGLLENWSFSPDSFNIQEQSAHLVDSFIDTLKYSHHLRHHRENGA; encoded by the coding sequence ATGGCACGAAAAACTAAACAACAAGCACATCAAACCCGTCAGCAAATCATCAATGCTGCGATAAAAACGTTTTCTGAGCGCGGTGTTTCTGTTACTTCATTAGCTGATATCGCAACGGCCGCCGGTGTGACACGCGGCGCAATTTACTGGCATTTTAAAAATAAAACTGATCTACTTTCTGCTGTCTGCCGAATGCCAGAACATAAAATAGATGAGCTAGAGAAAGAGTATCAATCAAAATATCCTGATAATCCACTTATTGCATTGAGATCTTTATTGATTTCTATTTTACGAATGATGATTGATGATGCTCAACTCCGCCAGTTAATGGAAATTTTCTTCCATAAATGTGAGTTTGTTGGAGAAATATCTTCATTGGTAGCCGATATCAGGGAAATATGTATTTCCGATTATAAGAAGATTGAAAAAGTATTAGCGGATTGTGTTCAATCAGGAGAATTGCCTTATGAGCTCGACCTTGGACGTTCAGCCATCATGTTGAAAGCATTAATGACCGGGTTATTGGAGAATTGGTCATTCTCACCGGACAGTTTTAATATTCAAGAACAGTCTGCTCATTTGGTGGATAGTTTTATCGATACACTTAAATATAGCCACCATCTGCGTCATCACCGAGAAAATGGGGCTTGA
- the rsmS gene encoding pleiotropic regulatory protein RsmS: protein MTLEHAPPEVQLAVDFIYLLECNDIPPEIALAALAIVKQDLQGKLERQIQTRQSEE from the coding sequence ATGACCTTAGAGCACGCCCCACCGGAAGTACAACTTGCCGTGGACTTTATTTATCTGCTTGAATGTAACGATATTCCCCCAGAGATTGCGCTGGCAGCGCTGGCGATCGTTAAACAGGATCTTCAAGGAAAACTGGAAAGACAAATTCAAACTCGGCAGTCTGAGGAATAA
- the priC gene encoding primosomal replication protein PriC produces the protein MAMQNLFSALEKQVSTLEKDLASLPDTPFSTARFDQALFHHNSHKLSGYMQEIRQNMAQLKVCASDARIEQVKFLAERLVSQIEALKREISTQALRKQEDKFSQRTKGQDLYQRLAEHQDYERRLIAMIDDRELQLNTQNTFTNQHQLQREIAALSGRLTRCRQALMRIEKSIEKQENAD, from the coding sequence ATGGCTATGCAAAATTTATTCAGTGCACTTGAAAAACAAGTCAGCACGCTGGAAAAAGATCTCGCTTCACTGCCTGATACGCCTTTTTCCACCGCCCGTTTTGACCAAGCACTTTTCCACCACAATAGCCACAAACTTAGTGGGTATATGCAAGAAATCAGACAAAATATGGCGCAATTAAAAGTCTGTGCCAGCGATGCCCGTATTGAACAAGTGAAATTCCTTGCCGAACGTTTAGTGTCACAAATTGAAGCCCTGAAACGCGAAATATCAACTCAGGCACTGCGAAAACAGGAAGATAAATTTAGTCAGCGGACAAAAGGACAGGATCTTTACCAACGTCTGGCAGAGCATCAGGATTATGAACGCCGATTAATCGCCATGATCGATGACAGAGAATTGCAGCTAAATACACAAAATACATTCACCAATCAACATCAACTACAAAGAGAAATCGCCGCTTTATCTGGCAGGCTTACCCGTTGTCGTCAAGCATTAATGCGGATTGAAAAATCGATAGAAAAACAGGAAAACGCGGATTAA